Proteins co-encoded in one Planctomycetota bacterium genomic window:
- the rpoC gene encoding DNA-directed RNA polymerase subunit beta', with amino-acid sequence MELMYDRINEYSAVTIKLASPEEIRSWSYGEVKKPETINYRTYRPEKDGLFCERIFGPEKDWECFCGKYKGIKYKGIVCDRCGVEITQARVRRKRMGHINLAAPCAHIWFFKTIPSRIGSLLAMKTSQLERVIYYQDYIVTEVRSKRCPLKEKQLLTEEQYREARERYREDFEADMGAAAVRTLLQKVDLKALSESLRAELGKTASAQKIKDIVKRLKTVEMLIESGNKPEWMIMTVIPVIPPDLRPLVLLDSGNFATSDLNDLYRRLINRNNRLKKLLELNAPEVIIRNEKRMLQQSLDALFDNTRCRRPVLGSNNRPLKSLSDIIKGKQGRFRENLLGKRVDYSARSVIVVGPELKLHQCGLPKKIALELYQPFIIRRLKELGKADTIKSAKKMLERRDESVWDILEEVIKDHPVLLNRAPTLHRMGIQAFQPVLVEGNAIELHPLVCTGFNADFDGDQMAVHLPLSYEAQIEAHTLMMSTQNVFSPAHGNPVISPTQDMVLGIYYLTLARQDLPGGGKVYASPHEAILAYDMGKTHIHAVVQVRYPGTKIFLQSKNSQEQLTNARVKTTVGRLLFNEILPPEMPFFNYELDKKGIQDVINRCHRLCGKEATLRLLDALKELGFKYATRAGISFSKDDMTIPPDKEKIIRETQERVDRIERNYQRGALTPGERYNQIIDEWTHCRERVTEAMMAELRVDQRDGKPFLNPIRLMVDSGARGSQDQVRQLAGMRGLMAKPSGKIIETPILSNFREGLTVLEYFSSTHGARKGLADTALKTADAGYLTRKLVDVAQSVVVTTEDCGTLNGITKGVIYKGEKVEVSLAQSIYGRIARDTITDIVTDEILVRENDIITEEVARKIENIGFTKIRVRSPLTCEASNGICARCYGMDLSLGTLVEEGTAVGIIAAQSIGEPGTQLTMRTFHIGGVAVKTAEESKIFSKSKGVVKLVNVKVVPTRDEQLIVVNRNGELVLVDEKDREIEKYILPSGSYLRVREGAKVKPRELLAQWDPHNVPIIAGKDGVVRYEDIKKGETMQEERDPRSGVLRRVIMEHKGELHPQLVISDEKGVVLEVHPLPEKAHIEVEEGQKVKAGVILAKNPREIGGTQDITGGLPRVTELFEARKPKEPAVIAEIDGIVELGEKKRGRRTILVKNEETGIEKPHVVPLGRHIRVHTGDRVRAGDPLIEGPLVPHDILRIRGEEEAQQYILREVQSVYRAQNVTINDKHVELIIAQMMRKVRIQNPGDTPFLPNAVVDKFRVRDENNKARKAGKKPATFKPLLLGVTKAAIQSESFIAAASFQETTKVLTDAALAGRRDELVGLKENVIVGHMVPAGTGFKKYLNMKLHREEPQVEPPAQEELVPA; translated from the coding sequence ATGGAATTGATGTACGACCGCATCAACGAGTACAGCGCGGTGACCATCAAGCTCGCCTCGCCGGAAGAGATCCGCAGCTGGTCTTACGGTGAGGTCAAGAAGCCCGAGACCATCAACTACCGGACCTATCGGCCGGAGAAGGACGGCCTGTTCTGCGAGCGCATTTTCGGTCCCGAGAAGGACTGGGAATGCTTCTGCGGAAAGTACAAGGGGATCAAGTACAAGGGCATCGTCTGCGACCGCTGCGGGGTGGAGATCACGCAGGCGCGCGTGCGCCGGAAGCGGATGGGCCACATCAACCTGGCCGCTCCCTGCGCGCACATCTGGTTCTTCAAGACCATCCCCTCCCGCATCGGGAGCCTGCTGGCGATGAAGACCAGCCAGCTGGAGCGCGTCATCTACTACCAGGACTACATCGTCACCGAGGTCCGGTCCAAGCGCTGCCCCCTCAAGGAGAAACAGCTTCTCACCGAGGAGCAGTATCGCGAGGCCCGCGAGCGCTACCGGGAGGATTTCGAGGCGGACATGGGCGCCGCCGCGGTCCGCACCCTTCTCCAGAAGGTGGACCTCAAGGCGCTGTCGGAGAGCCTTCGGGCCGAGCTCGGCAAGACGGCCTCCGCGCAGAAGATCAAGGATATCGTCAAGCGGCTCAAGACCGTCGAGATGCTCATCGAGAGCGGGAACAAGCCCGAGTGGATGATCATGACGGTCATCCCGGTCATCCCTCCCGATCTGCGGCCGCTGGTGCTTCTGGACAGCGGGAACTTCGCGACCAGCGACCTGAACGACCTTTACCGGCGGCTCATCAACCGGAACAACCGCCTCAAGAAGCTTCTGGAGCTCAACGCGCCCGAGGTCATCATCCGCAACGAGAAGCGCATGCTCCAGCAGTCGCTGGACGCCCTCTTCGACAACACGCGGTGCCGCCGGCCCGTCCTGGGGTCCAACAACCGGCCCCTCAAGTCCCTGTCCGACATCATCAAGGGCAAGCAGGGGCGCTTCCGGGAGAACCTCCTCGGCAAGCGCGTGGATTATTCGGCCCGCTCGGTGATCGTCGTGGGCCCGGAGCTCAAGCTGCACCAGTGCGGCCTGCCCAAGAAGATCGCCCTGGAGCTTTATCAGCCGTTCATCATCCGGCGGCTCAAGGAGCTGGGGAAGGCCGACACGATCAAGAGCGCCAAGAAGATGCTGGAGCGGCGCGACGAGAGCGTGTGGGACATCCTGGAGGAGGTCATCAAAGATCATCCGGTTCTGCTCAACCGCGCGCCGACGCTGCACCGCATGGGCATCCAGGCCTTCCAGCCCGTGCTCGTCGAGGGCAACGCCATCGAGCTGCATCCCCTCGTCTGCACCGGATTCAACGCGGACTTCGACGGCGACCAGATGGCGGTGCACCTGCCCCTCTCGTACGAGGCGCAGATCGAGGCGCACACGCTCATGATGTCCACCCAGAACGTGTTCTCGCCGGCCCACGGCAACCCCGTGATTTCGCCGACGCAGGACATGGTCCTGGGGATCTACTACCTCACCCTGGCGCGACAGGATCTTCCGGGGGGCGGCAAGGTCTACGCCTCCCCCCATGAGGCCATCCTGGCCTACGACATGGGGAAGACGCACATTCATGCGGTCGTTCAGGTGCGCTACCCGGGCACCAAGATCTTCCTTCAGTCGAAGAACTCCCAGGAGCAGCTCACGAACGCCCGCGTCAAGACGACCGTCGGCCGTCTCCTTTTCAACGAGATCCTGCCGCCGGAGATGCCCTTCTTCAACTACGAGCTCGACAAGAAGGGGATCCAGGACGTCATCAACCGCTGCCACCGGCTCTGCGGCAAGGAGGCGACGCTCCGGCTCCTGGACGCGCTCAAGGAGCTGGGCTTCAAGTACGCGACCCGCGCCGGGATCTCCTTCTCCAAGGACGACATGACGATCCCGCCGGACAAGGAGAAGATCATCCGCGAAACCCAGGAGCGGGTGGACCGCATCGAGCGCAACTACCAGCGCGGGGCGCTCACCCCCGGCGAGAGGTACAACCAGATCATCGACGAGTGGACCCATTGCCGCGAGCGCGTCACCGAGGCCATGATGGCCGAGCTGCGCGTGGACCAGCGCGACGGCAAGCCCTTCCTCAACCCCATCCGCCTCATGGTGGACTCGGGCGCCCGCGGCAGCCAGGATCAGGTGCGGCAGCTCGCCGGCATGCGCGGCCTCATGGCCAAGCCGTCCGGCAAGATCATCGAGACGCCGATCCTGTCGAACTTCCGCGAGGGCCTCACGGTCCTCGAGTACTTCTCCTCCACCCACGGCGCCCGCAAGGGCCTGGCCGACACGGCCCTCAAGACCGCCGACGCGGGCTATCTCACCCGGAAGCTCGTGGACGTGGCCCAGAGCGTCGTCGTGACGACGGAAGACTGCGGGACGCTCAACGGCATCACCAAGGGCGTCATCTACAAGGGCGAGAAGGTCGAGGTCTCCCTGGCCCAGTCGATCTACGGGCGCATCGCCCGGGACACGATCACCGATATCGTCACCGACGAGATCCTGGTCCGCGAGAACGACATCATCACCGAAGAGGTCGCCCGGAAGATCGAGAACATCGGCTTCACGAAGATCCGCGTGCGGTCTCCGCTGACCTGCGAGGCGTCCAACGGCATCTGCGCCCGCTGCTACGGGATGGACCTTTCCCTCGGGACCCTGGTTGAGGAGGGTACGGCCGTCGGCATCATCGCGGCCCAGTCCATCGGCGAGCCGGGCACGCAGCTGACGATGCGGACGTTCCACATCGGCGGCGTCGCGGTCAAGACGGCCGAGGAGTCCAAGATCTTCTCCAAGAGCAAGGGCGTCGTGAAGCTCGTCAACGTCAAGGTCGTGCCCACGCGGGACGAGCAGCTCATCGTCGTCAACCGGAACGGCGAGCTGGTCCTTGTCGACGAGAAGGACCGCGAGATCGAGAAGTACATCCTGCCCTCGGGTTCCTACCTGCGGGTCCGCGAGGGGGCCAAGGTCAAGCCGCGGGAGCTCCTGGCCCAGTGGGACCCGCACAACGTGCCCATCATCGCGGGAAAGGACGGCGTCGTCCGCTACGAGGACATCAAGAAGGGCGAGACGATGCAGGAGGAGCGCGACCCGCGCTCGGGCGTGCTCCGGCGCGTCATCATGGAACACAAGGGCGAGCTGCACCCGCAGCTCGTCATCTCGGACGAGAAGGGCGTGGTGCTCGAGGTGCACCCGCTGCCGGAAAAGGCCCACATCGAGGTGGAGGAGGGCCAGAAGGTCAAGGCGGGCGTGATTCTCGCCAAGAACCCCCGCGAGATCGGCGGCACCCAGGACATCACGGGCGGCCTGCCGCGGGTGACGGAGCTCTTCGAGGCCCGCAAGCCCAAGGAGCCCGCCGTGATCGCCGAGATCGACGGGATCGTCGAGCTCGGGGAGAAGAAACGCGGCCGCCGCACGATCCTCGTGAAGAACGAGGAGACGGGGATCGAGAAGCCCCACGTGGTGCCGCTCGGACGCCACATCCGCGTCCACACGGGCGACCGGGTGCGCGCGGGCGACCCCCTCATCGAAGGGCCGCTCGTCCCGCACGACATCCTGCGCATCCGCGGGGAAGAGGAAGCCCAGCAGTACATCCTCCGCGAGGTGCAGTCCGTCTATCGGGCCCAGAACGTCACGATCAACGACAAGCATGTGGAGCTGATCATCGCGCAGATGATGCGCAAGGTCCGCATCCAGAATCCGGGCGACACGCCGTTCCTTCCCAACGCGGTCGTGGACAAGTTCCGCGTGCGGGACGAGAACAACAAGGCGCGGAAGGCGGGCAAGAAGCCGGCCACGTTCAAGCCCCTGCTCCTCGGCGTCACCAAGGCCGCCATCCAGTCGGAGAGCTTCATCGCGGCCGCCTCCTTCCAGGAGACGACCAAGGTCCTCACGGACGCGGCCCTGGCCGGACGGCGCGACGAACTGGTGGGGCTCAAGGAGAACGTCATCGTCGGCCACATGGTCCCGGCCGGCACCGGTTTCAAGAAATACCTCAACATGAAGCTCCACCGCGAGGAGCCCCAGGTGGAACCGCCCGCGCAGGAGGAACTGGTGCCGGCGTAG